Proteins encoded by one window of Nicotiana tabacum cultivar K326 chromosome 10, ASM71507v2, whole genome shotgun sequence:
- the LOC107774274 gene encoding putative cyclin-D6-1 translates to MEFDLENPLPLSHDSNADIISPLFNIETDHMPSKTYHQKLEHSDFHSSIRQATISIIFQMSHPFDPFLSYLAINYLDRFLSFHSLSEGKPWMLRLIAVSCVSLALKMRKTEYSATDIQQDGGMIFDIETIKRMEFLILSGLKWRMRSITAFSFINFFISFFKFKDLPLQQALKARATEIIFRAQNDIKILQFKPSLISASALLCASHELFPLQFPCYKAAILNCSHVHKDDLLSCYNVMQEIAKEGYESVLDIVSSTSTPVNVLDLQLSSSWSSDNEPITKSEDSCGGVLNAMATSSNRQENLKRRKIIDNSSAFSDAHNNVDIDV, encoded by the exons ATGGAGTTTGACCTTGAAAATCCATTGCCACTTAGCCATGACTCTAATGCAGACATCATTTCTCCTCTTTTCAACATTGAAACTGATCATATGCCTTCTAAAACTTACCATCAAAAACTAGAGCACTCAGATTTTCATAGCTCCATTCGTCAAGCAACCATTTCTATAATCTTTCAAATGTCTCACCCCTTTGATCCATTTCTCTCGTATCTTGCCATTAATTATCTTGACCGCTTCCTCTCCTTCCATTCACTATCG GAAGGGAAGCCATGGATGTTGAGGCTGATTGCTGTTTCTTGTGTCTCTTTAGCATTGAAAATGAGGAAAACAGAGTACTCTGCAACTGATATTCAG CAAGATGGTGGTATGATATTTGATATAGAGACAATAAAGAGAATGGAGTTTTTGATACTTAGCGGACTTAAATGGAGAATGCGCTCAATTACTGCCTTCTCTTTCATTAATTTCTTCATctcttttttcaaattcaaagatTTACCATTACAGCAAGCTCTAAAAGCCAGAGCCACTGAGATTATATTCAGAGCTCAAAATG ATATCAAGATTTTGCAGTTCAAGCCATCTTTAATCTCAGCTTCAGCTCTTCTCTGTGCTTCTCACGAGCTTTTTCCTTTACAATTCCCATGCTATAAAGCTGCAATCCTTAACTGTTCACATGTACATAAG GATGATTTGTTAagttgctataatgtgatgcaaGAAATAGCAAAGGAAGGATACGAATCAGTTCTTGACATAGTGTCAAGCACAAGCACGCCAGTCAACGTACTTGACCTACAGTTGTCGAGCAGTTGGAGTTCAGATAACGAGCCAATTACAAAATCAGAAGATAGCTGTGGCGGTGTACTTAATGCAATGGCCACTAGCAGCAACAGGCAAGAGAACTTGAAACGTCGAAAGATTATTGACAACAGTTCAGCTTTCTCAGATGCTCACAATAACGTTGATATTGATGTTTGA